The sequence GTCCTGTTCTGGGACCACCTGAACAAATTCAAGCGCGACTGGCTGAAACTGCGTTTTAAACGCAAGTCCGCCACCGTCTGACCGATGCCAGCCACGTTATCAGTGGTGTTCATGGGAACGCCCGATTTCTCCGTTCCAACCCTGGAGGCGCTCATCGGCCATCCGAAATTCCGGGTGGACGCCGTTGTCACCCAGCCGGACAGACCAAAGGGGCGGGGCAAGAAGCTGACCCCCTCACCGGTGAAGCAAATCGCCATCGGTCACGGCATCCCAGTGCTCCAGCCGGAAAAGACCAGGGAGCCAGAGAACGTTGCGCGTCTTTCGGAGATAAAGCCTGATTACATCGTCGTGGTGGCGTACGGCCAGATACTCCCGCTCTCGATACTGCAAATCCCCCGGTTGCTGCCGGTCAACCTGCACGCTTCGCTTTTGCCAAGATGGCGTGGGGCGGCGCCGATACACAGGGCGTTCCTCGCCGGGGACACCGTCACCGGAGTGTGCGTGATGATTATGGCGGAAGGGCTGGACACGGGGGATGTCCTTTCGCGGCGCAAAACGGAAATAACGGAGGAGGACACCGCCGGCAGGCTCCACGACAGGCTGGCCCGGACGGGAGCGGTCCTTATGGCGGAAACATTGGTGGAATACGCCGGAGGGGGGATCGTCCCGGAAAGGCAGGACGGCTCTTTGGCCACATACGCCGCCAAGCTCGGCCACGCCGATTTTATAATTGACTGGACCGGGCCGGCCGAATCTGTCAGCAGAAAGATTCGCGGCCTGTCGCCGTTTCCCGGCGCGATGACGTCGCTTGGCGGGAAAATCATCAAACCTTTGTTCGCCAAAGTGGCCGCGCGGGAAGGGACTTTGGGAGAGCCGGGCGCGGCGCTGGGCGTTTCGGGGGATGGCATATCGGTGGCCTGCGGCGCCGGATCCGTGGTCATCACGGAATTAAAACCGGAGGGCAAGCCCGCCATGGCGGCCCACGCGTTCACCCTCGGGCACAAGGTATGCGTTGGAGACAAATTTTCCCGGCCGGATGGTCTATAATTTCCTTTGGCTGGCATAAGCGGGGCACAAACTAAATGACGGTAAAGAAGCAAAAATCCTCCACCCTCAACAGGCCGGGAAGGTATGCGGTGCTGTCGGTGGCGCTGGTGGGGATAAGTTCGCTGGCGCTTGTCATCTACAGCAACATGACATGGGAGAGCCTCATCGCAAGGGAGATATCGCTCGTCTCCAGGATACAGGAGGTGGAATTCATGCTTGTGGAAGGCCACCTGTGGCTGGATGAGACCTCCACCGGCGTCCGCCATCCGCGCCAGGAAAAGCTGCGCAATGTCTTTGAAAAGACCGACGATGCCATCGGCGATTGCCTGAGAGTGTCCTCCGAAAGCTCCGATCCTTCGATCAGCGAAAAGCTGGTCATGGCCAGGTCCGTGATCAGGGAGCTGGCCCGGTTTACCCATGCCAACTGGGCCGACCTTGTTTCGGAGGACGGGCTGGAGGACATCCGCAACCGGTTCGACTCCATATACAACGTGGCGATGATCCAGCTTAAGGCCGCAAGGGACAGGGCCGAGACCCAGAAGATGAACGAGATCGCCCACGAGAAAAAGGTGCTGTACATCATAATCGCCACATGGGTGGCCACTGTGGGGACGGTGTTGGGCACCATTTCATTCCTGGCCCTCAAGAGGCGCCAGACGGAAAAACAGCTTTCGGACAACGAGCGCAGGTTCCGCAGGCTGGTGGAGAACTCCAAGGACATCATTTACCGGTACCGCCTGGCCGAACCGAGGGGATTCGAGTATGTCAGCCCGGCGCTGGCGATGGCCCTGGGGGAAAGCCCGGAAGAGTATTACAGGAACCCGGACCTTTGGATGGAAGCCGTCAACGCCGATCACAAGGACGTGATGGAAAACGTCATGAAGCTAAAGGAGGGGATAGAAGAGCCGGTCACCCTCAAATTCACCCGCAAGGACGGCAGGACGGTGTGGATGGAGCTGTCCAACTCGCCGGTGTACGGCAAGCGGGGGGACGTGGTGGCGGTGGAAGGGATCGCCCGCAATGTGACAAGCCGCAAGGAGGACGAGGAAGAGCTTATCCGGGCCAAGGAGCAGGCGGAAGAAGCGACGATTCTAAAGGATCAGTTCGTCTCGCTCGTCTCCCACGACCTGCGCGCCCCCCTTGGCGCCATGCTCGGGATGCTAAAGCTGCTCGAGCCGGGCGAAAAGGAAAAGGAGATAGTGCGGCGCGTGATAGCTTCCGGCGAGGGGCTTTTGAACATGATTGACCAGCTGCTCAACATAAGCAGACTCAAGACCGGCAAAATACGCCCCCGGAAAATGTTCGTGGACGCCCATGGGCTGGCCGAGTCCCAGATGGGCGCCCTTTCGTTCACCGCGGAGCGTAAGGGGGTGAAAATGGTCAACCGGATTCCCAAGGGAATACGGCTGTTCGCAGACTTCACCCTTTTGGGGGAGGTTGCGCAAAACCTGCTTTCAAACGCCATAAAGTTCTGCCGGCAAGGTGACACGGTGACGCTGTTCGTCCCCGAAGACCGCCCGTGCTCCATCGCGGTGAAGGACACCGGCGCGGGCATCCACCCAGCGATCCTCGGCGACCTTTTCAGGCATGAGGTAAAGACCACCACCCAGGGGACGGATGGGGAAAAGGGGACCGGGCTTGGCCTTCCATATTGCAAGGACATAATGGACGCCCACGGCGGTACGTTGGAGGTGGAATCCGGGCCGGGCAAGGGAACCGTGTTCTATATAGGCCTGCCCAAAACACGGGCTGTGGCAATTGTGGTGGAAGCGGACGAAGAACAGCGTGGGGCGCTCACAAGCCACATAAAGGAAATGGGGGCCGAAGCGATGGAGGCGGACAATGTGAAGGCCGCCCTGGTGCTTATGGCGGACAGGCCGCCAAACCTGATCCTGGCAGGCGCCACGCCGGAGGATCCGGACGGGATGACCCTGCTGCGCAAGGTCAAAAGCGATACATCGCTCGATCAGGTCCCGGTGATAGTGGTCACATCGTCCGGCGACGCGGACTTAAGGCAGGAGGCCTACGATCTTGGCGCCGTCCACGTAATCCAAAAGCCGGTCACCGCATCGGAATTCGCTCCCCGGGTCCGCAGATTCGTAAGTTAACGGGCTGTTGCCCAAAAGGGAAAACACACGAAACGAACGCTGTCCGGGGTGTTCTTCACCCCGGACTCTATGTTTATACGAGTGCTAACCTCTTGACTTTGGGACATCGGGGTGAAGAACACCCCGATGAACATCTGGGCAACAGGCCGTTAAGGACCGCCGGAAATACTGGTCTTTGCCCCCGCCTTGTCCGAGGCGGCGGACGCTTCGTTGAGGATGTCCATGTTCCGCTTTAAAAACCTCATGCCACGGACAACCGTGAGCCAATAGACCAGAAGCGCCCCCCAGCCTGAAAGGGTGTGGACTATCAGGGGCATCTTTTTCGCGTCGAAGGCCGCGCCGAGGACCGGGGTTGCCATCAGCAACGCTATCGCCCCCATGATCCACGGGAACAATATTTTCTTGAAGGTCCTGGTCTCGTAGTACAAGGCGTGGTCTATAAGGTTGCGCTTTGCGATGTCCTTTAACGCGGAGCCTGTGGCGATGAAATAGAACATGAGTATGGAAAGCCCCAGGATCGCCGCCAGCGGGGTGACCACACCGGCGACCATGTGGGATGAAATGGAAACAATGCCCATGCTCGCCATGTACCCTAGCGCCAGCGCGGCGGCCATCGCGGCGGCGCAAAGCAGGCCGAAGATGTTCAGGAATCCAGCCAACGTTCATACCTTTCTATAAAGTTACTTTTTTGACTTCACCATATTGCTATATTGGCCGGAAAGCAAGGGGGAGGATCCATAGCCGGGTGGGCGCCGCATGCACGCGCGCGTTGGAAAAAATCCGCCCCCATGATTGACTTTTTCCGCCCACCACGCTAGATTATGCCACTTGCGCTTTAAGGTTTTATCCATTACAACAAGTAGTTCGCCAAACAGTAATTTTAGATAGCAGGAGGGTGTCCCATGGCCAAAGTCTTGGAAGGGCCGGGCATGGAGCTTTTCAACAAGTGGGGTATCCGCACCCCGCGGCATGTTGTCATCTCCACAGCCGATCAGATCGACTCGCTGGTGCATTCGAACCAGTGGATGCGCGAAAGCAAAATGGTGGTCAAGGCCCACGAAGCGTTGGGCGGCAGGTTCAAACTTGGCCTTGTGAAGGTGGACCTGGACATAAACCAGGTGAAGTCCGCCGCAAAGGAGATGCTCGGCAGGGATGTGCAGGGGCTTGCGATATCGCAGGTGATCATTTCAGAGATGATCCCGCACAATGAGGAATACTACCTGGCCGTCAAATCTGTCCGCGAAGGGGCGGAGATACTGATGGCCAAGTTCGGCGGCGTGGAGGTTGAGGCCAATTGGGAGAAGGTGAAAAGGACGTTCGTGGAAGTGGGCGAAAAGCCCGGCCAGGAACAGCTTGAGAAGCTTGCCAAGGAGGCCGGTTTCACGGGCGAGCATGTGGAGAAGATGCGCAAGTTCGCCGAGCGTCTGTTCGAGTGCTACGACAACGAGGATGGCTCCTACATGGAGATCAACCCGCTGGCCATAAACCCGGCGGACGGCAAGCTTTGCGCGCTGGACGCGGTGATATTGCTCGACGGGGACGCGCGGTTCCGCCATCCGGACTGGAACTTCTCGTTCGCCTCTGAGTTCGGCCGCGCATACACGGACAACGAGCGGACGATAATGGAAATAGACAGCCGCATTAAAGGCTCGGTGAAACTTATCGAGATACCCGGCGGCGCGGTGGCGCTTCTGCCGGCCGGCGGCGGGGCGTCCGTCTTCTATTCGGACGCGGTGATCGCCATGGGGGGCACATTGGCCAATTACGCCGAATATTCCGGCGACCCCCCCGCGTGGGCGGTGGAGGCGTTGACCGACAAGGTGTGTTCCCTTCCGGGAATCAAGCACATCATCGTCGGGGGCGCCATAGCCAACTTCACCGACGTGAAGGCCACCTTCACCGGCATCATCGCCGGTTTCCGGAAGGCCAAAAACGACGGGAAACTCAAGGGAGTGAAAATATGGGTCCGCCGGGGCGGCCCCAACGAGGCCGTGGGGCTGGAATATATGAGAAAGCTTGCGGATGAAGGGTTCGACATCCATGTGTACGACCGCTACACTCCGCTGACCGACATCGCGAAGTACGCTTTGCAAGGGGAGGGCAAGTAAGACGATGAGCATCATCGCCGACGAGAATACAAGAGTTGTAGTCATGGGCGGGGTGGCCGGTGTGAACGCGGCCAAACGGATGGCGGAGTTCTGCTATTTGAGCCATCTGCCGTACAACGTCACCGCGTTCGTCTATCCGCCGGACGCCGGCAAGACGGCGGAGATCCCTTTTGGATCGCAGTTTTTGGCCGTGCCGATATACGCCAAGCTCAAGGAAGCCACGGACAACCATCCGGAGACCAACACCGCGCTTGTGTACATCGGGGCCAACAGGGCATACCAGGGCTCGCTGGAGGCGCTTGAAAACGAGAAAATCAATTTCGTCTCAATGATCACGGAGGGCGTTCCGGAAAAAGACGCCAAACTGCTGATAAAACATGCAAAGCGGCTGGGTAAAGTGCTAAACGGCCCGTCTTCCATCGGTGTGCTTTCCGCCGGCAAGTGCCGGCTGGGAGTCATCGGCGGGGAATACAACAACCTGAAACTTTCCAAGCTTTACAGGCCGGGTTCGTTCGGCGTCATTACCAAGTCGGGCGGGCTTTCCAACGAAATAATGTGGCTTGTCAGCCAGTTCGCCGACGGCGTCACCACAACCATCGGGGTGGGGGGCGACGCCTATCCGGTGACTGACTTTGTGACGTACCTGGACCTGTTCGAAAAAGACCCGGACACGAAGGCCGTGGTGATCGTTGGTGAGATGGGGGGCAACCTGGAGGAGGCCGCCGCGGTGTGGTATGAGGCCAAGCCGCGCAGGATAAAGCTTATCGGCATCGCCTCGGGCTTCTGCCAGGAGCATCTGCCCAAGGGGATGAAGTTCGGCCACGCGGGCGCCAAGGAAGGGATGCACGGCGAAGGAAGCGCCCGGGCCAAGTCCGAGCGGTTGAAGAAAGCGGGCGCCATCGTCCCGCCCACCTTCGGCGACCTGGGGCCTACGATCCGCAAGGTTTACGAGGACTTGAAAGCGACCGGCCAGATAAAGGCGGT comes from Nitrospinota bacterium and encodes:
- a CDS encoding methionyl-tRNA formyltransferase — protein: MPATLSVVFMGTPDFSVPTLEALIGHPKFRVDAVVTQPDRPKGRGKKLTPSPVKQIAIGHGIPVLQPEKTREPENVARLSEIKPDYIVVVAYGQILPLSILQIPRLLPVNLHASLLPRWRGAAPIHRAFLAGDTVTGVCVMIMAEGLDTGDVLSRRKTEITEEDTAGRLHDRLARTGAVLMAETLVEYAGGGIVPERQDGSLATYAAKLGHADFIIDWTGPAESVSRKIRGLSPFPGAMTSLGGKIIKPLFAKVAAREGTLGEPGAALGVSGDGISVACGAGSVVITELKPEGKPAMAAHAFTLGHKVCVGDKFSRPDGL
- a CDS encoding PAS domain S-box protein, which encodes MTVKKQKSSTLNRPGRYAVLSVALVGISSLALVIYSNMTWESLIAREISLVSRIQEVEFMLVEGHLWLDETSTGVRHPRQEKLRNVFEKTDDAIGDCLRVSSESSDPSISEKLVMARSVIRELARFTHANWADLVSEDGLEDIRNRFDSIYNVAMIQLKAARDRAETQKMNEIAHEKKVLYIIIATWVATVGTVLGTISFLALKRRQTEKQLSDNERRFRRLVENSKDIIYRYRLAEPRGFEYVSPALAMALGESPEEYYRNPDLWMEAVNADHKDVMENVMKLKEGIEEPVTLKFTRKDGRTVWMELSNSPVYGKRGDVVAVEGIARNVTSRKEDEEELIRAKEQAEEATILKDQFVSLVSHDLRAPLGAMLGMLKLLEPGEKEKEIVRRVIASGEGLLNMIDQLLNISRLKTGKIRPRKMFVDAHGLAESQMGALSFTAERKGVKMVNRIPKGIRLFADFTLLGEVAQNLLSNAIKFCRQGDTVTLFVPEDRPCSIAVKDTGAGIHPAILGDLFRHEVKTTTQGTDGEKGTGLGLPYCKDIMDAHGGTLEVESGPGKGTVFYIGLPKTRAVAIVVEADEEQRGALTSHIKEMGAEAMEADNVKAALVLMADRPPNLILAGATPEDPDGMTLLRKVKSDTSLDQVPVIVVTSSGDADLRQEAYDLGAVHVIQKPVTASEFAPRVRRFVS
- a CDS encoding ATP citrate lyase, which gives rise to MAKVLEGPGMELFNKWGIRTPRHVVISTADQIDSLVHSNQWMRESKMVVKAHEALGGRFKLGLVKVDLDINQVKSAAKEMLGRDVQGLAISQVIISEMIPHNEEYYLAVKSVREGAEILMAKFGGVEVEANWEKVKRTFVEVGEKPGQEQLEKLAKEAGFTGEHVEKMRKFAERLFECYDNEDGSYMEINPLAINPADGKLCALDAVILLDGDARFRHPDWNFSFASEFGRAYTDNERTIMEIDSRIKGSVKLIEIPGGAVALLPAGGGASVFYSDAVIAMGGTLANYAEYSGDPPAWAVEALTDKVCSLPGIKHIIVGGAIANFTDVKATFTGIIAGFRKAKNDGKLKGVKIWVRRGGPNEAVGLEYMRKLADEGFDIHVYDRYTPLTDIAKYALQGEGK
- a CDS encoding ATP citrate lyase, encoding MSIIADENTRVVVMGGVAGVNAAKRMAEFCYLSHLPYNVTAFVYPPDAGKTAEIPFGSQFLAVPIYAKLKEATDNHPETNTALVYIGANRAYQGSLEALENEKINFVSMITEGVPEKDAKLLIKHAKRLGKVLNGPSSIGVLSAGKCRLGVIGGEYNNLKLSKLYRPGSFGVITKSGGLSNEIMWLVSQFADGVTTTIGVGGDAYPVTDFVTYLDLFEKDPDTKAVVIVGEMGGNLEEAAAVWYEAKPRRIKLIGIASGFCQEHLPKGMKFGHAGAKEGMHGEGSARAKSERLKKAGAIVPPTFGDLGPTIRKVYEDLKATGQIKAVKDIPAAELPELPRKVEEVISAGDVVVQPLFKTTISDDRGDEPLYCGYPASDLIEKGYDITHIIGLLWNKKLVSDKEAEVIKRILMLAADHGPCVSGAFATILAACAGIGLSQSVAAGLIMIGPRFGGAVTDAAKYFRFGLRNYPNDIPGFLAHMKKEVGPVPGIGHRVKSLKNPDKRVEVLKKTVRDLALRTPTLDYALAVEAITTTKKDNLILNVDGCMACVLVDLGFPEESLNGFFILARTIGMIGHWTDQKREGGKLIRLYNYLVNFAVPRRKEVPDRK